The following nucleotide sequence is from Mytilus trossulus isolate FHL-02 chromosome 9, PNRI_Mtr1.1.1.hap1, whole genome shotgun sequence.
gacAGTACACATTGAAGAAACTACCCTAACAACACAGAACGAAAATTGAAGAGACACAACCGAGCAACACACAATGAAGGAAAATTGTGATCTGATCTGAAGGTCAACCTATAGCATCAACAATATGTGAAGCTCCAAATTGGCCCTAGTCGATACAAGTGGAAAATAGATATAACAGAGCCTACCAAAGATATGACATCAACTCAGCATTCATTTAAGGACAAAGGCAATTATTTTATACTGATATGGAACATGCGCTTTAACATGTGGCGAATAATGTTCTCATTGTTAAAGATCGTAGGGTGAAATGTAGTCATCCATTGGTCACTGATGAAtataattgtctcatttgcaatcatagtACATCTCAATATTTTCAGTAAAAgcttaatgaaaaaaatacaagttaaaCATGCTGTAGTCGTCATAAGATTTGAGAAAATAATTTGCAATGATTATAACATTTGCCATTGTGTTTCCTGCTCAATAAATTAATTCCTAACATCTGGATAAGtttgattatattaaaattacatgtaattatttcGTGCAGACTTAAAATGCATTGGATGATAGGAGATTCACTTCGTAATTAATTTACAGGCAACTAGTTAGCACTTGAAATTCTTCTTTTGTCAAGTAGTTTCTACCCTAAGTTTGTTATAATCACTAATATATTAGAAAACCAATACTGTTTTAAATAGAAAACCTTTTAACATGCGTGAGAACACTACTTTTGAATACTCCTAATTCTAGTTCAGCACATCATTAACGTAAATGATATGCACTTACTCTATTACCCTGATTTCTGCATGACCACGAGTTTCTTCCTTTGTTCTTGTGCTTTATGTTTTGCTAATCTGCCAACAGTGCTATAAtattttcgtaaaaaaaaaaccagtttcaaatgaaaccattttttccaaatttcaaaTCTAAAATGTAAAGAACGAACTTTTCTTCAGTCTGATGTCAGAGTTAAATTTTTATGTACAAAGGGTACATGATTCTGAGTAAATCAAAATTTCTCAATTTATGAATTAATTGGTTTTTTTGGGTCAAATGAGACTTTTGATGataatgtttatataacaaTACTACAGCGATTAATAAACCGACAAACTTGGAACAAAAACAACTAGAAATTAAGGAATTACAAAAGGagacaaatcaaacaaaaaaaaatcaatacatatcTAGATATTCACataagatttttgaaatttagttCGATTTTACACGTGTCTGGCAGATTTCGCTGCATTTGCgaggtttttttgttttttaaacggTTCAGCCAAAGATTGAATATTGCAATACATAATGTTGCTGAAGTTAATTAATGATCTAGAATATTATGAAAATACAGTATGATAGTTGCTGGAAGGATTTCCTTTGACATTGAtatgcaagaattttttttatttgagagcTCCATGTATACACGATGTCATCACATTTCTATACGAATTCTATACATCTACagattttcttttcaatttcagAATTCGAGACTATAGGCCTGGTTATCATGGTTACTTATGTATCGGATTTGCTTACATTGCATATCATGCACGTGCAGAATACAGCCTCGTTCGGCTAAATGGCAAGTCGTAATTCTTAGTATATGATCTACATtctattaaaagaaataatgttttataagtCATCAATTTGGGTATTTTTCTGCAACGTAAACATGGCCCGGTAAAACCACTGGGTAATACACTCTAAAATTTCTGCTgttaattgtctttttttttttaatatatattacactgaaaactaaatattgatTATTGATCATTATATTATCGCAAGGGGAGTAAAAGAAAAGAGAAGAACAAAGACATGTACAGTAAAAACACCAAAAGTTGCATATTGATAAAATCTAAATTCATTTTGATGTAATCAGAATGTAAGTTTTCAATAAATCCCCACAGCTCCTTAGATCAAAAAATTCCAATGATTCTCCAACGATATGCACATTTGTATGTTTATCAGAGCATAAATCGTCTGGCACCACTTGTTGATCAGGAATATAGATAGACGGAATTGAAAATatctattttcaattataaatctGCATATTGACTTCTGTTAACAATAAATAAGAAAACCGAGTAACAAGAAATGATATGAAACAGTAAATAACAGGTGCTCTGGAAAGTTTGGCAATTTGTTAGTTCCAAATATGACACAATCGTcctatttacaaaaacaaaacaaaaagaggTCCAGTGTTCTGTCAGTGTCTTTAAAAGAAACAGACTGAGAATCGACAACGAGTATAGCAATCATAGTTCATCTAGTCACAGGACTTGAACCGCTATGAACCGGTACCCTAGAGTACAAACATTTGAAAGTTAACAAACCATCCGTTATTTGGTGGAGTTATTTGTAAAGAAGTCGTTTTTCTGCAAGTCCgaaatattatttacatgtaGAGATTGAATGAATTGGATGATTTTAACAtgattgttataatattttgactattttgatTCCATTACAAAACTAGCAAACCAAACCAATGCCTCTTTGAATATAACACACAGAATGTCGGAAAACAGCAAAAACCTGCTTACATGACTCGTTTGAGTTTATAAGATagttagatatttttttcttttaaacagaTCCGTCTATTGGTCACAGCTTGATGGGACCGTTGTTGTACAGAGGAGATTTTGGTCCCATGTCATTAAACGATGTGTGTCTTGGTTCATCAGTGCCTGTCTACTCATATCTCCAGAGAACAAGTAAGTTGATACTAAGTGTGTGTTAATGCAAcaacaaaagtacaaaacaaCGTATACTTCAATACTCTTGcttcataattttattcttggcgcttttataaaattatttacaaaagatGGATTGATTTTAATTCTTAATTAAGCTTGTCACATTTCAGGGCTTacaatgaattattattttataaatgtcaaATGATTTATGTTGTTGAATACAGCGATAACTGACTGCAATATCTTTTGAAAATTACCACGTACAATTATAGACACTTTTATGGTGTTTTGGgataatgaataaaaagtaaatgtagTACTagtaattaaaatgttaataaaataaagatacaaaatcACATAGGAAGATTTtctgtagtcaattttcaacgatagacaaattttaaacattatgtCAAACTGTAAATCGTTCTGAGTCTAGATAAGTTTGAATTAAAGCActccatttttttccttttgctTAGGTCCTGGATGCAAGTTTCCGAAGGTACTTCGTCATTCCTGGAGTACCTCTATAAAAATTGCATGGAGAGTGTCCTTTACCAAATCTGATTTCACTCTGACATTAATGAATGGGACAGATGTTTTATTTAGATGTGAGAAAAGagataaacatatttttcaacTGCGGTAAGTATAAACATcaagatttatttatatattttcttcgATATCATTTCCTAATCGTGAATCGaagtatatgtacatacatgtagcttTACTAAGTTTGATTACTTATATGTTTTTGGAAGTTTCTGaatcatgaatttttatttgaggGCGAGCTACTACTAGTAAATGACTAAGTGATACAAATGTTCATATCATATACAATATGTGTACCTTGTCGAATCTTGCTGGTCTGTTGtattggtggttttttttctaaatggatCAATTTATTTTGCCATTATATCGTTGAATCTTATTATTTCAGAGCTAGTTCCATAACATCTGATCAGGATGGAATATTGTGCCTTCGTATCAAATCAATACGTAACGATCCTTTCTATGATTTTGAGATTGCCCGGATGAATAGTAAGTATATCAAGATCATAGGATTAGTTATTctaatgaaacaaataaatttcacCAAAAGTCCATAAAAATTCACAAGCGTTAAAATGTAACCATgaattacatatttttagttttaagaGCAACctctatatattaaaattatatagcCTTTAAAAGTAAGAAAGGAAGACCACGTACtcatatgtacaaatgtatttagcTTTGATgtgttatttaagaattgaatgcttctttttgtaactttattggggtgtaaaagcgttgaccgaagaaCATCATTCtgaaaatgtgcgcacggtcaacgcttttacaactcgatgaagttacaaaaagaagaattaaatacgtataattacattttttagctaggatcatgaaaacactaattttatcattttttttaaattcgccTTTGCACTTTGTGTTATATCataaatgataagttttattgtgtaatgcaattgcttaaggaTTAACACGTGATGTGAGTTCGCCAATCAAtgacgtattataatgaaacatatatcTAATGTAAGTTTGTGTGTTGTAAAATTGTAGGTGGCAGTACAGAAATGGGAATGATTATGACAATACCACGTGGCAAACCATTTCACATGCACGAAGATTGTGATTGGATAGACAGTCCTGCTCGTTCGGAGTTCCTTTACACTCTTCCTAAAGCatgatgttctgttttattctatgtatatttttaaaatcacaatGATGTAGattgaatatttcattattacTAACAAattgttttgatgttttattttataagtttgtgtttttttattgcaGTTTTATCTTGGAAATCTCATTATTTGTAAAGTCACGTCTTTGGCTAGACTAAAGTACCCGtgatttaaaagatttttttttaacaagaagAATAAGCAATTTTAGAgtattatgatttatttttgaaaaacggAATCGAATGTTATAAAGTTAatctataatataaataaatttcggaaacaaatttgataaagcaggttttgatgttttgatgttttaagTTATTTCGCGTTCTTgtacataatttatataatactatttaaaatattaaatccaTATTCAtgcttgatttgtttttatataaacggtAGCTaaaaagtcataagaaacgagtgaccggtgaaaaataatgttcttccaattcttgaaccaatgcatacaaacatcataaacttagtcttctgtgctcgaatttatcattttttttcgtgtaaatttcgtataattgtcattttttttcaatcggttagtgttgttgtgaaaatatggcaggtaattaaagttcgtgttttgaagccgaagtttaacgattgtcacctatttgtcaacaatcgacaaaaaaataaacaaaaaagcatggaaagagagcacgtgtttaacatgtaaattcagataatagtttattttaaggacatccatgcgtattgtggtcaccggatttttacgagatgggttaCACTGAGctaggtcaccttgcatacggaaaatatgtcgggggaattgcttgctggaaggaagctattcaaataaagtaaacttcttctaaatatgaatatattaaagaattttcttcagaaaaaagtatatgtacataagttttataatgaaaactatccattgagttataaaaatcatatgcattatttttttttgatttgaggtttcttatgactttaaacgGTAgcttgaaaatgttttgataactaagtgtataatgtttaatttcttgACCTTTGATAACATTGATGTTTGTTTCCTAGAATCTTACGTGTATCAACTATGATTCAGTTCCGCCGGTTAGTTTTTCTGTTCTTAGGATGCTGAATCATTAGCAGGCGAGAAACGAAATATTCTGATCTTTTGGTTTTATATAGGttacaatcaaatatttgtataaagggTATTAGAAAGCAGCAAAAAGGTTGGATTATATGTAAGCATCAAGATGGTGACGATATACACTGCCTTTAGACAACATCTTGCTATATAGAATGTCTGGTTTGATTGAATATCACATCTATAGCTCTGAGATTGGTGTACACATTACATTGTGAAATGACGTATTGTTGTTTTTGCCCATTGTAATCATTTTCTACTTATTTATGTAGCAATAAATTAATTGTTATAGCGTAgcatcaatctgatatcttacTTTTAAAGATGGTGTTTCATTATAAGATGTCATGACTGAAAGAGCGCTTCTGACAGAGAATTCCcggaaatcatttttaattgatCAGTCACTGTAACCTTAAAGGTAACACCGAAATTAATATATTAAGGTAAAAACAAAAAGGGTAGGAAAATTATTGATTCAGACAAATGCGTCGCTGAAACGTGATCCTTTCAAACATTAGAGTTTTATTAACGTAAAATAAATGTAACGgttaaagtcaattttattcttaataTCAGCTATATTGTAGCATTTCATTCACATTGCTACCAATTAAGaattgttcataaaaaaataagacatttAGGCTTTTTCAATCTAACAAtaattccaaatggtgaagttgaaatcatcccttcgttagttttacggacgccatcacgagttggttgaccgttatggaataaccgtttcacagatgatatcggatatatatgctccttacgtcgtaactacaattccttccctttcatgaatgtaacCTACCaatttagactatttaccggatttgttatcacacgagcaacacgacgggtgccacatgtggagaaggatctgcttacccttccggagcacctgagatgacccccagtttttggtgggtttcgtgACATtattccttagttttctatgttgtgtcatgtatattaatgtttatctgtttgtcttttttttatttttagccatggcgttgtcagtttattttatatttatcacgaccttgactgtccctctggtatctttcgcccctcttttaatATTTCACCTCACCACcaaagatttttgaaataatttcttaagcagatttttataagaattaaaaaaagtttcgTATTAATAAATCATCATTTATCGCATTCATTGAAGcctttataatatatacatattaagaaATTATACGTATTTGCCATGTTCTTCATATTAAGTACCGCAGTCCTAGTAATGAAAGTAATTCATATAACATTTCATCgtttaaatatatcaaacaatCATGGACTACGTGCACCTCACTCGTCCTTGTTTTCGTGTGTTCGGAACCTCTTGTCCATTTGAATAATAAACACACCAACACTCCCCAACGCAAGGGTCACATTGTGTAGGAGCGAACCAACctgaaacagaaaaaatatgtttatattataatgCCTTGGATAGGAATTGTAATACAAAAGCATACAAATCTGAAATCTAATATCAAGGACCCGACTTGATAAGAAAAACTTCTGACCGGAAGTCGTTATATCAGGGAAAAGACGAGATTGTTAGTTTTTTTCTCCCTACTTGATGCGTTTGTTATGACGTCTGGAAGTAAAGACTGTTAATGTGCGTCAAAAAATAGACTGCACACATTTCACCAGATTTTCTATTTGACTCctcattacaaaacaaatgggGGACAAGATACCAAGGGTTGATAAAACATCATTGGTAGAAAAATCATGATATGCATTAGACATAGacatacagaaacaaaatatcaacTGAACAGTACACAAAAAGGTTGAgcaaatccccccccccccccacatcatcccctaaacaaatacataaaaaaaaaatgattaaaaaaatagacGTGAAGTCTGTTTCTGCTCCGTTTATGACACAATCGTGTTGATCATGATAAAGTCCCGTAAGCTGCATAGTCCGAGATAAGAAGACGGACACTTTGCTCTATATTatcgaaaaatataaaaagtttgaaatgaaaattcaatgaaaCAATACATCCATTGAAAAATCTCATGTCGATAAAcagcaaaacataaaaactcTTTCATTGTTTCCTGAAAAGTCCTGAGCagaaaaaacatatatagtACAAAACAATACGTGTCGAACAAATAACTGTTTAGAAGAAAATTGCTAATTATCTAAAGAGTATATATTAAGTTTTAATTACCTTCTGGTGTACACCTTGGCTTGAGTGGACACGGAGTTGTCGTTGGTACTGTGGGTGTTGTTAATACCTCTGTTGACATATCAGGCGTTGTGGTAAATGATTCACTTGTTGATTCAGTGTCTGTCGTCGATACTGCAGTAAATGTTGAGGCCTCGGATGACGATTCACTGGTGAATAAGCTGTCTTCTGTAGTGATTGGTTCGCTCGAAGTAAACGAGGCAGTGACGGTTGTTTGTTCATCGGTAATTTGTTCCGAAGTTCCAGATTGCGGTGTGGTAATAGTGTCACGTGATGTCATATTTAACGATCCAGTTGTAATATTCAATGGTGAATCTGTTGTGGTTTGTGATAACAATTTCATTAATGTTGTAGAATTTGGTGAGGATGGACCATTGCTGGATTGATTCGCCGTTGTTTTGGGGAGTAAGACCAGTAAATGCGTTGTGCTATTCAGGGTTGGTTTTGTCTCTTGTATTGAAGTTGACAATGGCTGTCTGTTTGATACAGCTTGTCGTTTTCCTCTGATATGTATGTCTGTTTGGTACTGCTTGAGAGCAACAAAACATGGCCGACTTGCTTGCAAAACCTCTGTTCAAGAAAGTATCACATAATTTTTAATACTACAGAatggatttttttatgaaatataaaacgTATTGTAACgttttatgaatataatcatgttattcaaaaaagttatcataattatacaaaatgttTCTATTAAAATAGGTTGGTCTTGTTTTTGATATTAAAGtctaacattatttttcaagtGTTCAATCGGTTTGAAAAAAGGGTTATCAAACTATTTACTAGTAAGTCTTACAATTTCATAACGGTAcctatttttgattttccttatAGAGTTGCCTATATTTATTATCgcagacaaaaataaagaacaagTAGACTGTCATCtgttatatagaaaataaatatgaatttattcaACGttcttaatttcttttgtccGTCAGCTAAATTGAAAGAATATTTTTGCTGATTTCAAACAGTGAAATTGCATAGATCTTTTGAAggtttattaataataattgtCTGATTAATAATAGTGCAGGAAATAGACGACAAGTTTCCTATGGCCAagtttgaaatattgaatttgttatCAGAGAGTCTCAGACTTTTCGACtcattaaaacataattaactATCAGGCTATGCATATATCTATGATATTTCAGATTTGCATAACACTACATTTTTCTTCGTATTTTGACAGTTATGATATACTTATTGAGAATAGTTGGTGAATGAGAAGCATGCAAATAAACTTTATGACTGGGTACgattgaaacatttatttaatcTAGAAAAAAGACGGAAGAAATTATAGGAATCATAAGTTCATATAAAGTTGAAGGATATCGCCAACACCATggcaaaaatagaaaaaaacgccgaaaatacaaaaactgcgtaaatataaaacaaaacactaaattaaaagaatttcacttaaggtggtacccaacactttcacttaaattgatttggctcgtttgattttcataaatgtttgtaaaagtatttactttgaccctttaacaaaaatataaaagaatcaaaaaatttgaaccaaccattttgtctgaaaaaatacactggttatatagcagtttgatcattgagaagcttaatattccttttacaacacaacgtaattaaaacatttagctgacactagtttttataagactttaacaGACAGCTTatcattatatatgtaaaagatttataaataaaaacaagtgaaactggtgatacccccgccgcaagtggataatattaatagtgtaaaaatatgcaagtgttcggtaaacaggaagttgtctgagtgatgaatctgaaaatgcatcacacggtatagctgactagataaaccctgaaaccaaatttcagaaatccttgtattttagttcctgagaaaaatgtgacaaaaattttcaacttggctatcatgtgtaaaatcatacaagtgttcggtaaacaggaagttgtctagtgatcaatctgaaaacgcatcacacggtatagctgacttagataaaccctgaattcaaatttcagaaatccttgtattgtagttcctgagaaaaatgcgacgataaatattcatgggacggacggactgacggaaggacagacagaggtaaaacagtatacctctcctttttttttaaagcgggggtatgaAAATGGAGGTCACCGGgcaaaatgttttaatgtattagaatggataaaaccagaggattccgaaaaaaAAGACCGAAATTCCTAAACATGACAGGCCAGCTTCCTTCTGACTACAgttttttaaatgacaacaaagaaaaaaaaggctTCGCAAAACTTAACAataatacaaaagaaaatatactaATAATGTATGAATTTACCGCCAGGCTTTCTGCATACTCCTTTTGGTTCGTGATGATTACCGAAGTTGCCACCTGCACCTAATGTATCAGTGGGAACTGACGCCTGACAACTTAGTCCAGAGGTACATTTTCCATATATCTTCCAAGGTCCACCACATACTTCTCCCtcaatcttaaaaaaatgtgcTTATGTAATGGATATATTATCAAAAATCAATATttgcaaaacaaatttataaaaaagaaaggaaagTTAAACACTACAGTAACTGATATTATGTCGTACTCACATTCCAAACATGTGAACAGTGGTGGCGAAAGATTAATTTGAG
It contains:
- the LOC134683602 gene encoding integumentary mucin A.1-like — encoded protein: MNKFGILIITSFVSSITCLSCDCDYRHRDTYCGPVPTCPTASTLVLDPCGCCQICSKIEGEVCGGPWKIYGKCTSGLSCQASVPTDTLGAGGNFGNHHEPKGVCRKPGEVLQASRPCFVALKQYQTDIHIRGKRQAVSNRQPLSTSIQETKPTLNSTTHLLVLLPKTTANQSSNGPSSPNSTTLMKLLSQTTTDSPLNITTGSLNMTSRDTITTPQSGTSEQITDEQTTVTASFTSSEPITTEDSLFTSESSSEASTFTAVSTTDTESTSESFTTTPDMSTEVLTTPTVPTTTPCPLKPRCTPEGWFAPTQCDPCVGECWCVYYSNGQEVPNTRKQGRVRCT
- the LOC134683601 gene encoding uncharacterized protein LOC134683601 codes for the protein MVYWFRCSIAYMYILVYLSTIIECKFNCSISPYLRDRWYLVNQPRTILRVRRKSVVFKEPGKETLRYKCAESKGNTFLLRIRDYRPGYHGYLCIGFAYIAYHARAEYSLVRLNDPSIGHSLMGPLLYRGDFGPMSLNDVCLGSSVPVYSYLQRTSPGCKFPKVLRHSWSTSIKIAWRVSFTKSDFTLTLMNGTDVLFRCEKRDKHIFQLRASSITSDQDGILCLRIKSIRNDPFYDFEIARMNSGSTEMGMIMTIPRGKPFHMHEDCDWIDSPARSEFLYTLPKA